A genome region from Bradyrhizobium commune includes the following:
- the bamA gene encoding outer membrane protein assembly factor BamA, with protein sequence MSVLRAWLVAVVVSGVSIAASLPLLPQPAAAQAAETIVVEGNRRVEAETVRSYFKPMAGGQFDQAAVDDGLKALIETGLFQDVKVSRVGGHIVVSVVENAVIGRVAFEGNKKIKDEQLSAEVQSKPRGTFSRAMVQSDTLRIAEIYRRSGRYDVRVTPEIIEQPNNRVDLVFTVEEGVKTGVKSVEFIGNNAYSASRLRDVIKTHESNLLSFLSSADIYDPDRVEADRDLIRRFYLKNGYADAQVVAALTEYDPDKKGFLVTFKIEEGQQYRVGTVDLHSTIANFDAASLRSFSRVNVGSLYNVEAVEKSVEDMQIEASRRGYAFAVVRPSGDRNFEAHTVSVVFNIDEGARTYIERINLRGNTRTRDYVIRREFDISEGDAYNRALVDRAERRLKNLDYFKSVKITTEPGSSSDRVVLIVDMEEKSTGDFSISGGYSTTDGALAEVSVSERNLLGRGLYAKASVTYGQYARGVSLSFVEPYLLDYRIALGIDTYWRQQLSNSYTSYGVTTLGFSPRLGFQLREDTSLQLRYSLYQQSITLASAYNNCNNNAANTSLAFNPTPAYIANVLGGVDPTNSTSSGVYGYGCYGDGESSLPVRKELANGPTLTSAVGYTLNYNTLDNNKNPTDGLMIDFKQDFAGVGGDVTYLKTAADAKYYTPLVSEIVSVIHFQGGVLTKIGDNDLRMLDHFQMGPNLVRGFASNGIGPRDITYASYGAVGDALGGTKYWGASMELQMPFWFLPKEVGLKGAVYADAGSLWGYQGPTSWAATGEVNTKACPTCGLQYDDSSVVRSSVGVGLIWASPFGPLRFDYAVPLTKGKYDVVQEFRFGGGTSF encoded by the coding sequence ATGTCGGTTTTGCGGGCCTGGCTTGTCGCGGTGGTGGTGAGTGGCGTGTCGATTGCAGCTTCACTGCCGCTGCTGCCGCAGCCGGCAGCGGCGCAAGCAGCTGAGACGATCGTGGTCGAAGGCAACCGCCGCGTCGAGGCCGAGACGGTTCGCTCCTATTTCAAGCCCATGGCCGGCGGGCAGTTCGATCAGGCAGCCGTCGACGACGGCCTCAAGGCGCTGATCGAGACCGGCCTGTTCCAGGACGTGAAGGTCAGCCGGGTCGGTGGCCACATCGTGGTGTCGGTGGTGGAGAACGCCGTGATCGGCCGCGTTGCCTTCGAAGGCAACAAGAAGATCAAGGACGAGCAGCTCTCGGCCGAGGTCCAGTCCAAGCCGCGCGGGACCTTCTCGCGCGCCATGGTGCAATCCGACACGCTGCGGATCGCCGAAATCTACCGCCGCTCGGGCCGCTACGACGTCCGCGTCACGCCGGAGATCATCGAGCAGCCGAACAACCGCGTCGACCTCGTCTTTACGGTCGAGGAGGGCGTCAAGACCGGCGTCAAATCGGTCGAGTTCATCGGCAACAACGCCTACTCGGCCTCGCGCCTGCGCGACGTGATCAAGACGCATGAATCGAATCTGCTGAGTTTCCTCAGCAGCGCTGACATCTACGATCCCGACCGGGTCGAGGCCGACCGCGACCTGATCCGCCGCTTCTATCTCAAGAACGGCTATGCCGACGCCCAGGTCGTCGCGGCGCTCACCGAATACGACCCGGACAAGAAGGGTTTCCTCGTCACCTTCAAGATCGAGGAAGGCCAGCAATATCGCGTTGGAACGGTCGATCTCCATTCGACCATCGCCAATTTCGATGCCGCCTCGCTGCGCTCCTTCTCGCGCGTCAATGTCGGCTCGCTCTACAACGTCGAAGCGGTCGAGAAGTCGGTCGAGGACATGCAGATCGAGGCGTCGCGCCGCGGCTACGCTTTCGCCGTCGTCCGGCCGAGCGGCGACCGCAATTTCGAGGCGCATACCGTGTCGGTCGTGTTCAACATCGACGAAGGGGCGCGCACTTATATCGAGCGCATCAATCTGCGGGGCAACACCCGCACGCGCGATTACGTGATCCGACGCGAGTTCGACATCTCCGAGGGCGACGCCTATAACCGCGCGCTGGTCGACCGCGCGGAGCGGCGGCTGAAGAATCTCGACTACTTCAAGAGCGTCAAGATCACGACGGAGCCCGGCTCCTCCAGCGACCGCGTCGTTCTGATCGTCGACATGGAGGAGAAGTCGACCGGCGATTTCTCGATCTCGGGCGGCTACTCCACGACCGACGGTGCGCTCGCCGAAGTCTCGGTCTCCGAGCGCAACCTGCTCGGCAGGGGGCTCTACGCCAAGGCGTCGGTGACCTACGGCCAGTATGCGCGCGGCGTCTCGCTGTCCTTTGTCGAGCCTTATCTGCTCGATTACCGCATCGCGCTCGGAATCGACACCTATTGGCGCCAGCAGCTGTCGAACAGCTACACCAGCTACGGCGTCACCACGCTGGGCTTCTCACCGCGCCTCGGCTTCCAGCTGCGCGAAGATACGTCGCTTCAGCTGCGCTACTCGCTCTATCAGCAGAGCATCACGCTCGCCAGCGCCTACAACAACTGTAACAACAACGCGGCCAACACGTCGCTCGCGTTCAATCCGACGCCGGCCTATATCGCGAACGTGCTCGGCGGTGTGGATCCGACCAATTCGACGAGCTCGGGTGTGTACGGCTACGGCTGCTATGGCGATGGCGAGTCGAGCTTGCCGGTGCGCAAGGAGCTCGCCAACGGTCCGACCTTGACGTCGGCGGTCGGTTACACGCTGAACTACAACACGCTCGACAACAACAAGAACCCGACCGACGGCCTGATGATCGACTTCAAGCAGGATTTCGCCGGGGTCGGCGGCGACGTGACCTATCTGAAGACCGCGGCCGACGCCAAATACTATACGCCGCTGGTGTCCGAGATCGTCAGCGTGATCCACTTCCAGGGCGGCGTCCTCACCAAGATCGGCGACAACGATCTGCGCATGCTGGATCACTTCCAGATGGGCCCGAACCTCGTGCGCGGCTTCGCTTCGAACGGCATCGGTCCGCGTGACATCACCTACGCAAGCTATGGCGCAGTTGGTGACGCGCTCGGCGGCACCAAATATTGGGGCGCGTCGATGGAATTGCAGATGCCGTTCTGGTTCCTGCCCAAGGAAGTCGGCTTGAAGGGCGCAGTCTATGCCGACGCCGGCTCGCTCTGGGGCTACCAGGGGCCGACATCCTGGGCTGCGACCGGTGAGGTCAATACCAAGGCCTGCCCCACCTGCGGATTGCAATATGACGACAGCAGCGTGGTTCGCTCGTCGGTCGGCGTCGGCCTGATCTGGGCCTCACCGTTCGGGCCGCTGCGCTTCGACTATGCCGTGCCGCTCACGAAGGGCAAATACGACGTGGTTCAGGAGTTCAGGTTCGGCGGCGGCACGTCGTTCTAG